One segment of Theobroma cacao cultivar B97-61/B2 chromosome 9, Criollo_cocoa_genome_V2, whole genome shotgun sequence DNA contains the following:
- the LOC18588671 gene encoding sodium/pyruvate cotransporter BASS2, chloroplastic, translated as MASLSRFVIKDCNLHTYDAVHRRPWSLIPARRLQAAHLDVRAGISVPENGKGWAIERKPSSPLVSLAAPSSIIPASRNLQVMCKAATNVSGDIPTPNGMNQYERIIEILTTLFPVWVILGTIIGIYKPAAVTWLETDLFTVGLGFLMLSMGLTLTFEDFRRCLRNPWTVGVGFLAQYLIKPMLGFAIAMALKLSAPLATGLILVSCCPGGQASNVATYISKGNVALSVLMTTCSTIGAIVMTPLLTKLLAGQLVPVDAAGLAISTFQVVLVPTVVGVLANEFFPKFTSKIISVTPLIGVILTTLLCASPIGQVSEVLKAQGGQLILPVALLHAAAFALGYWVSKISFGESTSRTISIECGMQSSALGFLLAQKHFTNPLVAVPSAVSVVCMALGGSGLAVYWRNSPIPVDDKDDFKE; from the exons ATGGCGTCTTTGTCTAGATTTGTTATTAAAGATTGCAATTTGCATACATATGATGCTGTACATAGAAGACCATGGTCTTTGATTCCTGCCAGAAGGCTACAGGCAGCTCATCTGG ATGTTAGGGCTGGAATTTCTGTGCCTGAGAATGGAAAAGGTTGGGCCATCGAAAGAAAGCCAAGTAGTCCCCTTGTTTCTCTTGCTGCCCCTTCCTCGATCATTCCAGCTTCAAG GAATTTGCAAGTTATGTGCAAGGCTGCAACGAATGTATCTGGAGATATTCCTACGCCAAATGGGATGAACCAATATGAGagaataattgaaattttgactACTCTTTTCCCTGTGTGG GTTATTTTGGGAACTATTATTGGCATCTACAAGCCAGCTGCG GTAACATGGTTAGAGACAGATCTTTTCACTGTTGGCCTAGGTTTCCTCATGCTTTCAATGGGATTGACGTTGACCTTTGAGGATTTCAGACGCTGTCTACGGAACCCATGGACT GTAGGTGTAGGATTTCTTGCTCAGTATTTAATCAAGCCTATGCTAGGATTTGCTATTGCAATG GCTCTGAAACTTTCTGCTCCACTTGCAACTGGTCTTATTTTGGTCTCATGCTGCCCTGGTGGTCAGGCATCAAATGTTGCAACCTATATATCTAAGGGGAATGTAGCACTTTCTGTTCTCATGACAAC GTGTTCAACTATTGGAGCAATAGTTATGACACCACTCCTCACAAAGCTTCTCGCAGGTCAGCTTGTTCCTGTAGATGCTGCG GGTCTTGCTATCAGCACTTTTCAGGTTGTGTTAGTACCAACAGTTGTAGGAG TCTTGGCCAATGAATTCTTTCCCAAATTCACTTCAAAAATAATCTCAGTGACTCCTTTAATTGGAGTTATTCTCACCACTCTACTTTGTGCAAGCCCT ATTGGCCAAGTGTCAGAAGTCTTGAAAGCTCAAGGAGGTCAGCTAATATTGCCTGTAGCTCTCCTACATGCTGCTGCATTTGCCCTTGGTTACTgggtttcaaaaatatcatttggtGAATCCACTTCTCGTACCATATCCATAGAATGTGGAATGCAG AGCTCTGCACTTGGTTTCTTGCTGGCCCAGAAACATTTTACCAATCCACTGGTAGCTGTTCCTTCCGCAGTTAGTGTGGTTTGTATGGCG CTTGGTGGGAGTGGTCTTGCTGTTTATTGGAGGAACAGTCCAATTCCTGTGGATGACAAGGATGATTTCAAGGAATGA
- the LOC18588667 gene encoding ABC transporter G family member 32 yields the protein MWNSAENVFSRSASFREEDDDEEALRWAALERLPTYARVRRGIFRNMVGDSKEVDVSELESTDRRLLLERLVNSVDDDPERFFDRMRKRFDAVDLEFPKIEVRFQNLTVESFVHVGSRALPTIPNFIFNMTEALLRQLRIYQGRRSKLTILDECSGIIRPSRLTLLLGPPSSGKTTLLLALAGRLGTHLQMSGKITYNGHGLKEFVPPRTSAYVSQQDWHVAEMTVRETLEFAGRCQGVGSKHDMLLELARREKNAGIKPDEDLDIFMKSLALGGKETSLVVEYIMKILGLDICADTLVGDEMLKGISGGQKKRLTTGELLVGPARVLFMDEISNGLDSSTTYQIIRYLRHSTCALDGTTVISLLQPAPETYELFDDVILLCEGQLVYQGPREAALDFFAFMGFSCPERKNVADFLQEVLSKKDQEQYWSVPFRPYRYIPPGKFAEAFRSYQAGKNLHEELSIPFDRRYNHPAALSTSRYGMKRIALLKTSFDWQMLLMKRNSFIYVFKFIQLLIVALITMSVFMRTALHHNTIDDGGLYLGALYFSMVIILFNGFTEVSMLVAKLPVLYKHRDLHFYPSWAYTIPSWVLSIPTSLYESGFWVAVTYYVIGYDPNITRFLRQFLLYFCLHQMSIALFRVIGSLGRNMIVANTFGSFAMLVVMALGGYIISRDHIPSWWIWGYWVSPLMYAQNAASVNEFLGNSWDKNAGNYTNFSLGEALLRARSYFPESYWYWIGVGALLGYTVLLNILFTFFLANLKPLGKQQAVFSKEELQERDTRRKGENVITELRHYLQNSGSLSGKYFKQRGMVLPFQPLSMSFSNINYFVDIPVELKQQGITEDRLQLLVNVTGAFRPGVLTALVGVSGAGKTTLMDVLAGRKTGGVIEGSIQISGYPKKQETFARISGYCEQSDIHSPCLTVLESLLFSAWLRLPSDVDLETQRAFVEEVMELVELTPLSGALIGLPGVDGLSTEQRKRLTIAVELVANPSIVFMDEPTSGLDARSAAIVMRTVRNIVNTGRTIVCTIHQPSIDIFESFDELLFMKRGGELIYAGPLGLKSSELIKYFEAVEGVPKIRPGYNPAAWMLEVTSPAEENRLGVDFAEIYRRSNLFQHNRELVENLSKPSSNSKELNFPSKYSQSFFEQFLTCLWKQNLSYWRNPQYTAVKFFYTVVISLMLGTICWKFGSERESQQDLFNAMGSMYAAVLFIGITNGTAVQPVVSIERFVSYRERAAGMYSGLAFAFAQVAIEFPYVFAQSVIYCSIFYSLASFEWTALKFIWYIFFMYFTLLYFTFYGMMTTAVTPNHNVAAIIAAPFYMLWNLFSGFMIPHKRIPIWWRWYYWANPIAWSLYGLLISQYADDNRMVKLSDGVHSMATRQILQEVFGYRHDFLGIAAIMVTFFVIFFALIFAFAIKAFNFQRR from the exons ATGTGGAACTCGGCGGAGAACGTGTTCTCCAGGTCGGCGTCGTTCAGGGAGGAGGACGATGATGAGGAGGCGCTGAGGTGGGCGGCGTTGGAGAGGCTGCCGACGTACGCCCGAGTTCGAAGGGGAATATTCAGGAACATGGTTGGTGACTCCAAAGAAGTCGATGTGAGCGAGCTCGAGTCGACAGACCGGAGGCTTTTACTCGAACGGCTCGTTAACTCTGTTGATGATGATCCTGAACGGTTCTTTGATCGAATGAGGAAGCGATTCGACGC AGTAGATTTGGAATTCCCGAAGATTGAGGTGCGGTTTCAGAATCTAACCGTTGAATCTTTTGTCCATGTTGGGAGCAGAGCATTACCAACCAttcctaattttatttttaacatgacTGAG GCACTTTTAAGACAATTGCGTATATATCAAGGAAGGAGAAGCAAGTTGACTATATTAGACGAATGTAGTGGGATTATAAGGCCTTCAAG ATTAACGCTACTATTGGGTCCTCCAAGCTCTGGAAAGACGACGTTACTGTTGGCTCTAGCTGGACGCCTTGGCACTCATTTGCAG ATGTCAGGGAAAATTACCTATAATGGACATGGACTAAAGGAATTTGTTCCTCCAAGGACGTCTGCTTATGTCAGTCAACAGGACTGGCATGTGGCAGAAATGACTGTGAGGGAAACTCTTGAATTTGCAGGACGGTGTCAAGGTGTTGGATCTAAACATG ATATGCTTTTGGAACTtgcaagaagagaaaagaatgcTGGGATAAAACCTGATGAAGATCTTGATATCTTTATGAAG TCACTAGCTTTGGGGGGAAAGGAGACAAGCCTCGTGGTAGAATACATCATGAAG ATTTTAGGGCTGGACATCTGTGCTGACACATTGGTGGGAGATGAAATGCTTAAAGGGATATCAGGAGGCCAGAAAAAGCGGCTTACAACAG GTGAATTACTAGTTGGCCCAGCTAGGGTGTTGTTCATGGATGAGATATCAAATGGGCTTGATAGTTCTACtacttatcaaattattagATATCTGAGACATTCTACTTGTGCACTTGATGGGACTACTGTAATTTCTCTGCTTCAACCAGCCCCCGAAACTTATGagttgtttgatgatgttatACTTTTATGTGAGGGCCAGCTTGTATACCAGGGGCCTCGTGAAGCTGCCCTTGATTTCTTTGCTTTTATGGGATTTAGTTGTCCTGAAAGAAAGAATGTGGCAGACTTTTTGCAAGAG GTTTTGTCAAAGAAGGATCAAGAGCAGTATTGGTCTGTTCCTTTCCGGCCCTACCGTTACATTCCTCCAGGAAAATTTGCTGAAGCTTTCCGCTCCTATCAAGCTGGGAAGAATTTGCATGAGGAACTAAGCATTCCATTTGATAGGCGTTATAACCATCCAGCAGCACTGTCAACTTCTCGTTATGGCATGAAGAGGATTGCACTTCTTAAGACCAGCTTTGACTGGCAGATGCTATTGATGAAACGGAATTCATTTAtctatgtttttaaatttattcag CTTCTTATTGTTGCCTTAATCACAATGAGCGTTTTTATGCGGACAGCACTGCATCATAATACAATTGATGATGGAGGATTGTATCTAGGGGCACTGTACTTTTCCATGgtcattattctttttaatggaTTTACTGAGGTTTCAATGTTGGTGGCCAAACTTCCAGTTCTTTACAAGCATAGGGATTTGCATTTCTATCCAAGCTGGGCTTATACAATTCCTTCTTGGGTGCTAAGTATTCCAACTTCCCTCTATGAGTCTGGTTTCTGGGTGGCAGTAACATACTACGTGATTGGTTATGATCCTAACATCACCAG ATTTCTTCGGCAGTTCTTGTTGTATTTCTGTCTGCACCAGATGTCTATAGCTCTTTTCCGAGTGATAGGATCCTTGGGCAGAAATATGATCGTTGCCAACACCTTTGGATCGTTTGCTATGTTGGTAGTCATGGCTCTTGGAGGCTATATCATTTCAAGAG ATCATATCCCTAGCTGGTGGATCTGGGGTTATTGGGTTTCCCCTTTGATGTATGCTCAAAATGCAGCTTCTGTCAATGAATTCCTCGGGAATTCCTGGGATAAG AATGCTGGAAACTACACTAACTTCTCATTGGGTGAAGCACTGTTGAGAGCACGCAGTTATTTTCCAGAGAGCTACTGGTATTGGATTGGTGTTGGTGCTTTGCTTGGATACACAGTTCTATTAAATATCCTGTTCACTTTCTTTCTGGCTAACCTTAAAC CTCTGGGGAAGCAACAGGCTGTTTTCTCCAAGGAAGAGCTGCAAGAGAGAGATACGAGAAGGAAAGGTGAAAATGTTATTACTGAACTGAGACATTATTTGCAGAATTCAGGCTCACTAAGTG GAAAATATTTCAAGCAGAGAGGCATGGTTCTCCCATTTCAACCACTTTCTATGTCTTTCAGCAATATAAATTACTTTGTTGATATCCCTGTG GAATTGAAACAACAAGGTATAACAGAAGACAGATTGCAGTTGTTGGTCAATGTTACTGGAGCGTTTAGACCTGGTGTGCTTACAGCTTTGGTTGGTGTCAGCGGTGCTGGTAAAACTACACTCATGGATGTTTTAGCTGGTCGAAAAACTGGAGGGGTCATAGAAGGAAGCATACAGATATCTGGTTATCCCAAAAAGCAAGAAACTTTCGCTAGAATTTCAGGTTACTGTGAGCAGAGTGATATTCATTCTCCTTGTTTGACTGTTCTGGAATCACTTCTATTCTCTGCTTGGCTTCGGTTACCATCAGATGTTGACTTGGAGACACAAAGG GCATTTGTTGAGGAGGTGATGGAACTTGTGGAGCTCACTCCATTAAGTGGAGCATTGATTGGTCTACCAGGAGTTGATGGCTTGTCCActgaacaaagaaaaaggttaaCGATTGCTGTTGAACTAGTTGCCAACCCTTCTATAGTCTTCATGGATGAGCCTACATCAGGATTGGATGCTAGATCTGCTGCCATTGTAATGCGGACTGTGAGAAATATTGTGAATACTGGACGAACAATTGTGTGCACGATCCATCAGCCCAGtattgatatttttgaatCCTTCGATGAg CTTTTATTTATGAAGCGTGGAGGAGAGCTCATATATGCTGGTCCACTCGGCCTCAAGTCTTCTGAACTCATAAAGTATTTTGAG gcAGTTGAAGGAGTGCCTAAGATCAGACCTGGCTATAATCCTGCTGCTTGGATGCTTGAAGTTACTTCTCCAGCTGAAGAAAATCGTTTGGGCGTGGACTTTGCGGAAATTTATCGAAGATCAAATCTATTTCA GCACAACAGGGAGCTGGTTGAAAATCTAAGCAAGCCAAGTAGCAATTCGAAAGAATTGAACTTTCCATCCAAGTATTCGCAGTCATTTTTTGAACAGTTTTTAACATGTCTTTGGAAGCAAAATCTATCTTATTGGCGAAACCCCCAATACACAGCAGTTAAATTCTTCTACACTGTTGTCATTTCGTTGATGCTTGGAACAATATGCTGGAAATTTGGTTCGGAAAG GGAGAGCCAGCAAGATTTGTTCAATGCCATGGGCTCCATGTATGCTGCAGTCCTCTTCATTGGTATTACAAATGGAACTGCTGTTCAACCTGTTGTTTCTATTGAGAGATTTGTTTCATATAGAGAAAGAGCCGCAGGAATGTATTCAGGCCTGGCCTTTGCATTTGCTCAG GTTGCCATTGAGTTCCCTTATGTATTTGCACAATCAGTAATTTactgttcaattttctactcTCTGGCCTCATTTGAGTGGACTgctttgaaatttatttggtACATattctttatgtattttactTTGCTCTATTTCACCTTTTATGGAATGATGACGACTGCTGTCACACCAAATCACAATGTGGCTGCTATCATCGCTGCACCGTTTTATATGCTTTGGAACCTTTTCAGCGGCTTCATGATTCCCCACAAG AGAATCCCTATTTGGTGGAGATGGTATTACTGGGCAAATCCCATAGCCTGGAGTTTGTATGGCCTCTTAATTTCACAGTACGCTGATGATAATAGGATGGTTAAACTATCGGATGGAGTTCACTCGATGGCTACACGACAAATACTCCAGGAAGTATTCGGGTACAGGCATGATTTCCTGGGCATAGCTGCTATTATGGTGaccttttttgttatatttttcgCTTTGATTTTCGCTTTTGCGATAAAAGCCTTCAACTTCCAGAGGAGATGA
- the LOC18588669 gene encoding gibberellin 3-beta-dioxygenase 3 produces MNPTMNSISSETFKTTPSHPEHTIPLDFTNVPKLPDSHAWTLPRQPIDPFTQEPLPIIDLAKPDVSKLVRHACEEWGAFQITNHGIPICLLNEIEYQTRRLFSLPAESKLLAVRSPEGFTGYGLARISPFFSKLMWSEGFSIIGSPVEHASQLWPEDHAKFCEVMEQFQEEMKALSEKMVAIMLSSLGLTHEEDVKWFEPMKEGCDQSTCVLQLNSYPVCPDPGRAMGLAPHTDSSVLTLLYQGNISGLQVQRDDAAGWMPVEPVEGALVVNVGDLMHIVSNGRFKSVLHRALVNNEHHRVSTAYFYGPPRDAKVSPLRKLIDRDHPPLYRPVTWKDYLEAKSKHFSKALESIRL; encoded by the exons ATGAATCCGACCATGAACTCAATCTCATCAGAAACCTTCAAAACCACCCCTTCCCATCCCGAGCATACCATTCCGTTAGACTTCACCAATGTCCCTAAACTGCCAGACTCCCATGCATGGACCTTGCCTCGCCAGCCGATTGACCCATTTACCCAGGAACCTTTGCCCATCATTGACCTTGCCAAACCGGATGTGTCCAAGCTCGTGAGGCATGCCTGTGAGGAGTGGGGAGCGTTTCAGATCACCAACCATGGCATTCCCATTTGTCTCCTTAATGAAATCGAGTACCAAACCCGGCGGCTGTTCTCGCTGCCCGCAGAAAGCAAGCTCCTCGCTGTCCGGTCACCGGAGGGTTTCACCGGGTATGGACTGGCCCGCATATCCCCCTTCTTCTCCAAGCTGATGTGGTCCGAGGGTTTCTCCATTATAGGGTCCCCTGTGGAACATGCTAGCCAACTTTGGCCAGAAGATCATGCCAAATTCTG CGAGGTAATGGAACAATTCCAGGAGGAGATGAAAGCATTAAGCGAGAAAATGGTGGCAATAATGCTTAGCTCATTAGGTTTGACCCATGAAGAAGATGTGAAATGGTTCGAGCCCATGAAGGAGGGGTGTGACCAATCCACATGCGTGCTTCAACTGAACTCGTATCCAGTGTGCCCAGACCCAGGCCGAGCCATGGGCTTAGCCCCTCATACAGACTCATCTGTGCTCACCTTGCTATACCAAGGCAATATTAGTGGCCTACAGGTCCAAAGAGATGATGCTGCAGGGTGGATGCCTGTGGAGCCAGTCGAGGGCGCCTTGGTGGTCAATGTTGGTGATTTGATGCACATTGTCTCCAATGGCAGGTTCAAGTCCGTGTTGCATCGTGCATTGGTGAACAACGAGCACCACCGCGTGTCGACGGCCTACTTCTACGGGCCACCAAGGGATGCCAAGGTCTCACCGTTGAGGAAGTTGATTGACCGTGATCATCCCCCGCTGTACCGCCCGGTCACATGGAAGGATTATCTTGAGGCCAAGTCAAAACATTTTAGCAAGGCACTTGAGTCGATTCGCCTTTGA
- the LOC18588670 gene encoding transcriptional corepressor LEUNIG, producing MSQTNWEADKMLDVYIYDYMIKRKMHATAKALQAEGKVSTDPVAIDVPGGFLFEWWSVFWDIFIARTNEKHSEAAASYIESQMVKARELQQPQHHQKPQQMQMQQLLLQRHAQQQQQQQQQQQQQQQQQQQQQQQQRREGSQLLNGAANGLVGGEPLIKESPVSAIAATRKMYDETFRFPRQRRDSLDDAAVKQLGDNVSQLLDPNQASMLKAASVGGQPPGQTLHGTPGNISGNLQQMQNRGQQIPVPTQDSKSEINSMLTPRAAGPDGSLIGVHGPNQAGGNLTLKGWPLTGLDQLRSGLLQQQKSMIQSSQPFNQLQLQQQLLLQAQQNLSSPSANDLECRKLRMLLNNQIMGLGKDGPLNSFGDMVPRVGSPMQVGCPVPRGDSDLSNKLQQQQLHHNNQPSQQFAQHPLSSQQSQNSNYQLQQQDKMTGACSMMPDSSISNTFQGNDQASKSQVSRKRKPPGSSSGPVNSSGTANTTGPSPSSPSSPSTHTPGDAISMPTLPHNSGSSKSLLMFGSDGLADIDRFVDDGSLDDNVESFLSHDDPEPRDRVGRCADVSKGLTFTEVRRIPASTSKVECCHFSADGKLLATGGHDKKAVLWCTESFAIKSTLEEHSQWITDVRFSPSMSRLATSSADKTVRIWDADNPGYSLRTFVGHSSTVTSLDFHPTKEDLICSCDNNSEIRYWSIKNGSAGVFKGGATQMRFQPRVGRFLAAAADNSVSLLDVENQVCRAKLQGHKNAVHSVCWDPTGEFLASVSDDLVRVWTVGSGGKGECVHELNCTGNKFNTCVFHPTYPSLLVIGCYETLELWNMTENKTLTLHAHEKLVSALAVSNATSMVASASHDKCVKLWK from the exons ATGTCGCAGACTAACTGGGAAGCTGATAAAAT GTTGgatgtgtatatatatgattatatgatAAAGAGAAAGATGCATGCCACTGCGAAGGCACTTCAAGCTGAAGGGAAAGTATCAACTGATCCAGTAG CTATTGATGTACCTGGTGGTTTTTTGTTTGAGTGGTGGTCTGTATTTTGGGATATATTCATTGCAAGGACAAATGAGAAGCATTCGGAAGCTGCTGCATCTTATATTGAG AGTCAAATGGTCAAGGCTCGTGAGCTGCAGCAACCGCAACATCACCAGAAGCCTCAGCAGATGCAGATGCAGCAGCTCTTATTGCAGAGGCATGctcagcagcagcagcagcaacaacaacaacaacagcagcagcagcaacagcaacagcaacagcagcagcagcagcgaAGAGAAGGGAGTCAGTTACTAAATGGTGCTGCCAATGGGCTCGTTGGTGGAGAACCTCTCATCAAAGAGAGCCCTGTAAGTGCAATCGCTGCCACAAGAAAGATGTATGATGAGACTTTTAGGTTTCCACGCCAGAGGAGGGATTCCTTGGATGATGCAGCTGTGAAG CAATTAGGTGATAATGTGAGCCAGCTTCTAGATCCTAATCAAGCGTCAATGTTGAAGGCAGCTTCAGTGGGTGGCCAGCCTCCAGG GCAAACACTGCATGGCACACCTGGAAATATATCAGGTAATCTTCAGCAAATGCAAAATCGAGGTCAGCAGATTCCAGTGCCCACCCAG GACTCAAAGAGTGAGATCAATTCAATGTTGACTCCAAGAGCTGCTGGTCCAGATGGATCATTAATTGGAGTTCACg gaCCGAATCAAGCTGGTGGCAATTTGACATTGAAAGGATGGCCTTTAACG GGACTGGACCAACTTCGATCTGGGCTTCTCCAGCAGCAGAAATCTATGATTCAGTCCTCTCAGCCCTTCAATCAGCTTCAGTTACAGCAACAACTTCTGCTTCAAGCACAGCAAAACTTGTCATCCCCATCAGCAAATGATTTGGAATGCCGGAAATTGCGAATGCTTCTCAACAATCAGATTATGGGTCTTGGGAAGGATGGCCCACTAAATTCTTTTGGTGATATGGTTCCCAGAGTTGGATCACCCATGCAAGTTGGTTGTCCTGTGCCTCGTGGAGACTCTGATCTGTCAAATAAG TTACAGCAGCAACAACTGCACCACAATAATCAACCGTCACAACAATTTGCACAGCATCCACTTTCAAGTCAGCAGTCTCAGAATTCAAATTACCAGCTCCAGCAGCAAGATAAGATGACCGGTGCCTGCAGTATGATGCCTGATAGTAGCATATCAAACACCTTTCAGGGAAATGATCAG GCTTCAAAAAGTCAAGTCAGCCGGAAGAGGAAGCCACCAGGGTCATCTTCAGGTCCTGTCAATAGCTCCGGAACTGCAAACACCACTGGACCATCTCCAAGTTCACCTTCATCACCATCTACTCACACACCAGGAGATGCCATCTCAATGCCCACTTTGCCACATAATAGTGGTTCCTCCAAGTCTTTGCTTATGTTTGGCTCTGATGGTTTG GCTGATATAGACCGATTTGTGGATGATGGATCTCTAGATGATAATGTAGAGTCATTCTTATCTCATGATGATCCAGAGCCTAGAGATAGAGTTGGTCGGTGTGCTGATGTCAGCAAAG GCTTAACATTTACAGAAGTCCGGCGTATCCCTGCTAGTACAAGTAAAGTAGAATGTTGTCACTTCTCAGCAGATGGGAAATTGCTTGCTACTGGTGGCCATGATAAAAAG GCTGTGCTGTGGTGCACAGAGTCTTTTGCAATAAAGTCAACACTTGAAGAACATTCTCAATGGATAACTGATGTCCGCTTCAGTCCAAGCATGTCAAGACTTGCTACATCTTCAGCTGACAAAACTGTCAGGATCTGGGATGCTGATAAT CCTGGATATTCACTTCGTACTTTTGTGGGACATTCTTCAACTGTTACATCACTTGACTTCCACCCCACCAAAGAGGACCTTATATGCTCATGTGATAATAATAGTGAGATTCGATATTGGAGTATCAAGAATGGTAGTGCTGGAGTTTTCAAG GGTGGTGCAACCCAGATGAGATTTCAACCTCGTGTTGGAAGGTTTCTTGCAGCTGCAGCAGATAATTCTGTATCCTTACTTGACGTAGAGAACCAAGTTTGCAGGGCCAAATTACAG GGTCATAAAAATGCTGTTCATTCTGTGTGTTGGGATCCTACTGGTGAGTTTCTGGCATCTGTAAGTGATGACTTGGTGAGAGTGTGGACAGTTGGTTCCGGTGGCAAAGGGGAATGTGTTCATGAATTGAACTGTACTGGCAACAAATTTAACACCTGTGTTTTTCATCCTACTTATCCTTCTCTGTTGGTCATTGGCTGTTATGAG ACACTGGAGCTTTGGAACATGACTGAGAACAAGACATTGACACTACATGCACATGAGAAGCTAGTCTCTGCCTTGGCAGTATCGAATGCCACTAGTATGGTAGCCTCGGCTAGTCATGACAAGTGTGTGAAGCTGTGGAAGTGA